In a genomic window of Oncorhynchus keta strain PuntledgeMale-10-30-2019 chromosome 28, Oket_V2, whole genome shotgun sequence:
- the LOC118360785 gene encoding CD63 antigen-like yields the protein MGVEGGMKCVKYLLFFFNFIFWLCGLTLIVLGVLVQVAVHNTVVINNVSASSAPIVLIVVGVVVFFIAFFGCCGAWKESYCMVTMFSLLLGLIIITEIGAAIAGYVFRGNLTVIVHESLNDMVTKYSNGTDEFQKALDNLQIDLKCCGVINATDWRGNFGPGTNSVPDSCCVNNTAGCGRGAMEDSSKVHQMGCQTVVEELLKKNIMWVIVAALVIAFLQIMGIIFACMLMRGIRSGYEVM from the exons ATGGGTGTCGAGGGTGGAATGAAATGTGTGAAGTACCTACTCTTCTTTTTCAACTTCATCTTCTGG CTGTGTGGTCTGACTCTAATAGTTCTGGGAGTCTTGGTTCAGGTGGCTGTCCACAACACCGTAGTGATCAATAATGTCTCAGCCTCGTCAGCCCCCATTGTCCTCATTGTGGTGGGGGTCGTTGTCTTCTTCATCGCCTTTTTCGGCTGCTGTGGAGCCTGGAAGGAGAGCTACTGCATGGTCACCATG TTCTCTCTCCTTCTGGGTCTGATCATTATCACGGAGATTGGTGCTGCCATCGCTGGATATGTCTTCAGAGGCAAC CTGACAGTCATTGTCCATGAGAGTCTCAATGACATGGTCACCAAATACAGCAACGGCACCGACGAATTCCAGAAGGCCCTGGATAACCTGCAGATTGAT CTGAAATGCTGTGGAGTGATCAACGCCACTGATTGGAGAGGAAACTTTGGGCCTGGCACAAACTCTGTGCCAGACTCCTGCTGTGTCAATAACACCGCTGGCTGTGGTCGGGGGGCCATGGAGGATTCAAGTAAGGTGCACCAGATG GGGTGTCAGACTGTTGTGGAGGAGCTGTTGAAGAAGAACATCATGTGGGTCATTGTAGCAGCACTGGTGATCGCTTTCCTGCAG ATCATGGGCATCATATTCGCCTGTATGTTGATGAGGGGCATTCGCAGTGGCTACGAAGTCATGTGA
- the LOC118360786 gene encoding nuclear envelope integral membrane protein 1-like, with protein sequence MAGFLKWKNGPLSEIVFIIVLFCILSTQQTSGSKINIVNIKDGQESAKTGSNHYCYLNPIVPGWKETWTRIQVRVWSSKQLKVTVVEDEEKLQELEHFSVWGLVQYLMHEQTNETTLSISLFSPKTCFKIKPIDPTAIYTVKPTRKFDIFLFVTFLAGVLLFIFADSLSRSQVFYYSAGMSTGMIASLIILIFIMARFLPKKSPFYVVIVGGWSFSVYVIQLVFRNLQLILKEHWHVAFGYAAVVGFISFAVCYRHGPLVEERSINILSWTLQFFGLLLIYAGIQVQQVALATIIATFCSKNLEYPVSLLLLAWHKVKPTLRWKPEPRRLLTEEEFQKQGEEETQHALEELRKYCSSPDFSTWKTVSRLQSPKRFADFVEGSPHLISNEVSVHAQEYGSFFEDDFFDTDEDHDEENMVNGLKRGDLGWNDRDL encoded by the exons ATGGCGGGATTCCTGAAGTGGAAAAATGGACCTCTCTCCGAAATAGTTTTTATAATTGTGCTTTTTTGTATATTAAGTACGCAACAAACCTCAG GAAGTAAGATCAACATAGTCAATATCAAAGATGGCCAAGAGTCTGCCAAAACAGGTTCAAATCACTACTGCTATCTCAACCCCATTGTCCCAGGTTGGAAGGAAACATGGACAAGAATCCAG GTTCGAGTATGGAGCTCAAAACAGCTGAAGGTAACTGTTGTGGAGGATGAGGAGAAGCTGCAGGAGCTAGAACATTTCAGTGTCTGGGGTCTGGTGCAGTACCTAATGCATGAGCAGACCAATGAAACCACCCTCAGCATCAGCCTGTTCAGCCCAAAGACCTGCTTCAAGATCAAACCCATCGACCCTACAGCAATATACACTGTAAAGCCCACACGAA AGTTCGACATTTTCCTATTTGTGACATTCTTGGCTGGAGTGTTGCTGTTCATATTTGCAGACTCGCTCAGCAG GAGTCAGGTATTCTATTACTCTGCTGGCATGAGCACAGGTATGATTGCCTCCCTCATCATTCTCATCTTTATCATGGCACGGTTTTTGCCAAAG AAAAGCCCATTTTACGTGGTGATAGTTGGTGGCTGGTCCTTCTCTGTTTACGTCATCCAGCTTGTGTTCAGGAACCTGCAGCTGATTCTGAAAGAGCACTGGCACGTGGCTTTTG GCTATGCTGCAGTGGTTGGTTTTATCAGTTTTGCTGTGTGCTATCGTCATGGCCCTcttgtggaggagaggagtatcAATATCCTGTCCTGGACGCTGCAGTTTTTTGGCCTGCTGCTGATCTATGCTGGTATCCAGGTTCAGCAAGTGGCGTTGGCCACCATCATTGCTACATTCTGCTCTAAGAACCTGGAGTACCCTGTTTCATTGCTCCTTCTTGCATGGCA TAAGGTCAAGCCAACTCTACGCTGGAAGCCAGAGCCTCGTCGACTGCTGACTGAAGAAGAGTTCCagaaacagggggaggaggagacgcAACATGCCCTGGAGGAGCTGAGAAAGTACTGCAGCAGTCCAGACTTCAGCACCTGGAAGACAGTCTCTCGACTTCAGTCCCCAAAAAG GTTTGCAGATTTTGTTGAGGGCTCACCTCACCTGATATCAAATGAGGTTTCTGTGCATGCACAGGAATATGGATCCTTCTTTGAGGATGATTTCTTTGACACGGATGAGGACCATGATGAGGAGAATATGGTGAACGGTTTGAAAAGAGGAGACCTTGGGTGGAATGACAGAGACTTGTGA
- the LOC118360787 gene encoding ORM1-like protein 2, whose protein sequence is MNVGVAHSEVNPNTRVMNSRGIWLAYLLLVTVLHVVLLSIPVLTVPLVWTLTNVIHNLVMYLFLHTVKGTPFETPDQGKARLLTHWEQMDYGIQFTSSRKFLTISPIVLYILASFYTKYDATHFLVNTGSLLSVLLPKLPLFHGVRIFGINRY, encoded by the exons ATGAATGTGGGTGTGGCTCACAGTGAGGTAAACCCCAACACGAGGGTGATGAACAGCAGAGGGATCTGGCTGGCCTACCTGTTGTTGGTCACCGTGCTGCACGTCGTCCTGTTGAGCATCCCTGTCCTCACGGTGCCTCTTGTCTGGACCCTCACAAATGTCATCCATAATCTG GTGATGTACTTATTTCTGCACACGGTAAAGGGCACTCCTTTTGAGACACCGGACCAGGGCAAAGCTCGCCTACTCACACACTGGGAACAGATGGACTACGGCATTCAGTTTACATCCTCACGCAAATTCCTCACCATCTCTCCCATTGTGCT GTATATTCTTGCCAGTTTCTACACCAAGTACGATGCCACACATTTCCTGGTCAATACAGGCTCTCTCCTCAGCGTCCTCCTTCCAAAGCTGCCCCTGTTCCATGGAGTACGAATATTTGGGATCAATAGGTATTGA